The following are encoded together in the Oncorhynchus nerka isolate Pitt River linkage group LG23, Oner_Uvic_2.0, whole genome shotgun sequence genome:
- the pelo gene encoding protein pelota homolog isoform X2 codes for MKLLHKDIEKDNAGQVTLMPEEAEDMWHTYNLLQIGDSLMASTIRKVQTESSTGSVGSSRVRTTLCLCVDTIDFDSQACQLRVKGTNIQENQYVKMGAYHTIELELNRKFTLAKKIWDSVVLDRIEQACDPTQKADVAAVVMQEGLANLVLVTPAMTLLRAKVEVTIPRKRRGSCTQHEKALDRFYEAVMQGILRHINFDVVKCILVASPGFVKDQFMAYLFREAVRQDSKILLENRPKFMLVHSSSGHKYSLKEILCDPAVTARLSDTKATGEVKALEDFYKMLQHEPDRAFYGLAHVEKASEALAIDILLISDKLFRHQDVATRSRYVRLVDNVRDNGGTVRIFSSLHVSGEQLTQLSGVAAILRFPIADLSEPEDDSSSDEE; via the exons ATGAAGTTGCTTCATAAAGATATCGAAAAAGACAATGCCGG tCAGGTGACACTGATGCCGGAAGAGGCAGAGGACATGTGGCACACTTACAACTTACTGCAGATCGGTGACAGTCTTATGGCCTCCACTATTAG AAAGGTGCAGACTGAGTCATCCACGGGCAGCGTGGGGAGCTCGAGAGTGCGCACcaccctgtgtttgtgtgtggatacTATTGACTTTGACTCACAGGCCTGCCAGCTGAGGGTGAAGGGAACCAACATCCAAGAGAATCAATATGTGAAG ATGGGGGCTTACCACACCATTGAGTTGGAGCTAAACAGGAAGTTCACACTTGCCAAAAAGATCTGGGATAGTGTCGTCCTCGATAGGATCG AGCAGGCGTGTGACCCCACCCAGAAGGCAGACGTAGCGGCCGTGGTGATGCAGGAGGGTCTGGCCAACCTGGTGCTGGTGACCCCTGCTATGACCCTACTAAGGGCCAAGGTGGAGGTGACCATTCCTCGCAAGAGGAGAGGCAGCTGCACCCAGCACGAGAAG gCCCTGGATAGGTTCTATGAGGCAGTGATGCAGGGGATCCTCAGACATATCAACTTTGACG TGGTGAAGTGTATACTGGTGGCCAGTCCAGGGTTTGTGAAGGACCAGTTCATGGCCTACCTCTTCAGAGAAGCAGTCCGACAAGACTCCAAGATTCTGCTGGAGAATAGGCCCAAGTTCATGTTAGTCCATTCCTCCTCGGGACACAAATACTCCCTAAAAG AGATTCTATGCGATCCAGCTGTCACGGCTAGATTGTCTGATACCAAGGCGA CAGGGGAGGTGAAAGCCCTGGAGGACTTCTACAAGATGCTACAACATGAGCCCGACAGAGCCTTctatgg GTTGGCTCACGTGGAGAAAGCTTCCGAAGCACTGGCTATTGACATCTTGTTGATTAGCGATAAGCTCTTCAG GCACCAGGATGTGGCCACACGGAGTAGATACGTACGACTGGTGGACAACGTGAGAGACAATGGTGGAACCGTGAG AATATTTTCAAGCCTTCATGTATCTGGAGAAC AGTTGACCCAGCTCAGTGGAGTGGCGGCAATCTTGCGTTTCCCCATCGCTGATCTATCGGAGCCTGAGGATGACAGCAGCTCTGATGAAGAATAA
- the pelo gene encoding protein pelota homolog isoform X1, whose product MKLLHKDIEKDNAGQVTLMPEEAEDMWHTYNLLQIGDSLMASTIRKVQTESSTGSVGSSRVRTTLCLCVDTIDFDSQACQLRVKGTNIQENQYVKMGAYHTIELELNRKFTLAKKIWDSVVLDRIEQACDPTQKADVAAVVMQEGLANLVLVTPAMTLLRAKVEVTIPRKRRGSCTQHEKALDRFYEAVMQGILRHINFDVVKCILVASPGFVKDQFMAYLFREAVRQDSKILLENRPKFMLVHSSSGHKYSLKEILCDPAVTARLSDTKAAGEVKALEDFYKMLQHEPDRAFYGLAHVEKASEALAIDILLISDKLFRHQDVATRSRYVRLVDNVRDNGGTVRIFSSLHVSGEQLTQLSGVAAILRFPIADLSEPEDDSSSDEE is encoded by the exons ATGAAGTTGCTTCATAAAGATATCGAAAAAGACAATGCCGG tCAGGTGACACTGATGCCGGAAGAGGCAGAGGACATGTGGCACACTTACAACTTACTGCAGATCGGTGACAGTCTTATGGCCTCCACTATTAG AAAGGTGCAGACTGAGTCATCCACGGGCAGCGTGGGGAGCTCGAGAGTGCGCACcaccctgtgtttgtgtgtggatacTATTGACTTTGACTCACAGGCCTGCCAGCTGAGGGTGAAGGGAACCAACATCCAAGAGAATCAATATGTGAAG ATGGGGGCTTACCACACCATTGAGTTGGAGCTAAACAGGAAGTTCACACTTGCCAAAAAGATCTGGGATAGTGTCGTCCTCGATAGGATCG AGCAGGCGTGTGACCCCACCCAGAAGGCAGACGTAGCGGCCGTGGTGATGCAGGAGGGTCTGGCCAACCTGGTGCTGGTGACCCCTGCTATGACCCTACTAAGGGCCAAGGTGGAGGTGACCATTCCTCGCAAGAGGAGAGGCAGCTGCACCCAGCACGAGAAG gCCCTGGATAGGTTCTATGAGGCAGTGATGCAGGGGATCCTCAGACATATCAACTTTGACG TGGTGAAGTGTATACTGGTGGCCAGTCCAGGGTTTGTGAAGGACCAGTTCATGGCCTACCTCTTCAGAGAAGCAGTCCGACAAGACTCCAAGATTCTGCTGGAGAATAGGCCCAAGTTCATGTTAGTCCATTCCTCCTCGGGACACAAATACTCCCTAAAAG AGATTCTATGCGATCCAGCTGTCACGGCTAGATTGTCTGATACCAAG GCAGCAGGGGAGGTGAAAGCCCTGGAGGACTTCTACAAGATGCTACAACATGAGCCCGACAGAGCCTTctatgg GTTGGCTCACGTGGAGAAAGCTTCCGAAGCACTGGCTATTGACATCTTGTTGATTAGCGATAAGCTCTTCAG GCACCAGGATGTGGCCACACGGAGTAGATACGTACGACTGGTGGACAACGTGAGAGACAATGGTGGAACCGTGAG AATATTTTCAAGCCTTCATGTATCTGGAGAAC AGTTGACCCAGCTCAGTGGAGTGGCGGCAATCTTGCGTTTCCCCATCGCTGATCTATCGGAGCCTGAGGATGACAGCAGCTCTGATGAAGAATAA
- the pelo gene encoding protein pelota homolog isoform X3, which yields MPEEAEDMWHTYNLLQIGDSLMASTIRKVQTESSTGSVGSSRVRTTLCLCVDTIDFDSQACQLRVKGTNIQENQYVKMGAYHTIELELNRKFTLAKKIWDSVVLDRIEQACDPTQKADVAAVVMQEGLANLVLVTPAMTLLRAKVEVTIPRKRRGSCTQHEKALDRFYEAVMQGILRHINFDVVKCILVASPGFVKDQFMAYLFREAVRQDSKILLENRPKFMLVHSSSGHKYSLKEILCDPAVTARLSDTKAAGEVKALEDFYKMLQHEPDRAFYGLAHVEKASEALAIDILLISDKLFRHQDVATRSRYVRLVDNVRDNGGTVRIFSSLHVSGEQLTQLSGVAAILRFPIADLSEPEDDSSSDEE from the exons ATGCCGGAAGAGGCAGAGGACATGTGGCACACTTACAACTTACTGCAGATCGGTGACAGTCTTATGGCCTCCACTATTAG AAAGGTGCAGACTGAGTCATCCACGGGCAGCGTGGGGAGCTCGAGAGTGCGCACcaccctgtgtttgtgtgtggatacTATTGACTTTGACTCACAGGCCTGCCAGCTGAGGGTGAAGGGAACCAACATCCAAGAGAATCAATATGTGAAG ATGGGGGCTTACCACACCATTGAGTTGGAGCTAAACAGGAAGTTCACACTTGCCAAAAAGATCTGGGATAGTGTCGTCCTCGATAGGATCG AGCAGGCGTGTGACCCCACCCAGAAGGCAGACGTAGCGGCCGTGGTGATGCAGGAGGGTCTGGCCAACCTGGTGCTGGTGACCCCTGCTATGACCCTACTAAGGGCCAAGGTGGAGGTGACCATTCCTCGCAAGAGGAGAGGCAGCTGCACCCAGCACGAGAAG gCCCTGGATAGGTTCTATGAGGCAGTGATGCAGGGGATCCTCAGACATATCAACTTTGACG TGGTGAAGTGTATACTGGTGGCCAGTCCAGGGTTTGTGAAGGACCAGTTCATGGCCTACCTCTTCAGAGAAGCAGTCCGACAAGACTCCAAGATTCTGCTGGAGAATAGGCCCAAGTTCATGTTAGTCCATTCCTCCTCGGGACACAAATACTCCCTAAAAG AGATTCTATGCGATCCAGCTGTCACGGCTAGATTGTCTGATACCAAG GCAGCAGGGGAGGTGAAAGCCCTGGAGGACTTCTACAAGATGCTACAACATGAGCCCGACAGAGCCTTctatgg GTTGGCTCACGTGGAGAAAGCTTCCGAAGCACTGGCTATTGACATCTTGTTGATTAGCGATAAGCTCTTCAG GCACCAGGATGTGGCCACACGGAGTAGATACGTACGACTGGTGGACAACGTGAGAGACAATGGTGGAACCGTGAG AATATTTTCAAGCCTTCATGTATCTGGAGAAC AGTTGACCCAGCTCAGTGGAGTGGCGGCAATCTTGCGTTTCCCCATCGCTGATCTATCGGAGCCTGAGGATGACAGCAGCTCTGATGAAGAATAA